GCGAAGGGGAAAATATCTTTGCACAACTTACGTGGCTTTTAATCCAAAAGGAGATGAACTGCTTGCCAACTTAGGCGGAGAAcaactgtatttatttaatattttcaacagCGACCAGTCAGTGTATGACCCAATCACTGAAACACTTACGCAAATTAATAAACAAGACCAAAGTTCAGAGATACCCAGCGGTAGTGCGATTGGATCTAATGGGATATCATTAACACGCAGTGCCAAACATAAAACCCAATCCCAAGATACAACCCCTCTTCTTCCAACtgttgaaaaaatgaaattaaaagcaaatgaTTTGTTCGCTAACAAGCAGTTTTCTGCTTCTATAATGGTTTACAATGCGGCAATTAATCTTGAGCCAGATAGAGCTGTTTTGTATGGTAACAGAGCTGCTGCTTACATAAAGAGAAATTGGGATGGTGACATTTATGCAGCATTACGCGATTGTTATAAAGCATTGCTGCTTAATCCTAACCATGTAAAAGCAAATTTCCGTCTTGCAAGGTGTTTGTATGAGTTAAGATGGCTTACTGAAGCTCAGAAATGTTTAaaggatttaaaaaataattttcctgATTTTCGAAACAGCAGAGCGCTTGCTGTCTTGGAAAAAGATGTGaaaaatgcaattaaaaaGGATAAATCTAGTGAAACCAATAAAAGACATGTTATGATGGGTGATGAGTCTTATTTACGAAGCCTCGCTTTTGATTACACCAAGCGGTACTGTGGCCATTGCAATACAACGACTGACATTAAAGAGGCAAACTTTTTCGGCAACAACGGGCAGTACATTGTTGCTGGATCTGATGATGGTTCATTCTTTGTGTGGGAGCGAGCGACCACAAACCTTGTCCGTGTTATGCGAGCGGATGATTCTATTGTTAACTGTCTGCAACCTCATCCGAATACATGTATGCTTGCCACTAGTGGTATAGACCCAATTGTTCGGCTTTGGAGCCCTCTTTCTGTTGGAACGGAGGATAGGACAGTCAAGGAAACAGAGAGTGCAGCGGAGGCAAACCAGAGGAGGATGAATGAAGATCCTCTGGAAGCCATGTTGCTTTCGATGGGGATGAGAACATCCGGGGAAAGAGATGATTCAGGAGAATCAGTTTCTTGTCGGACAAATTGACATGCAAGTACATATGCATTCATAGTTCCCTGTTAAAGACCtgctttttgttgtttttttagttaaaattattcatttGCTTAGAAACTGTGTGATGTTTATGAATTGTGGATTTATGTAATTCATTGTCAATTTGGCTTGTGTACTGTATACGAATACTGTTATgtaaatattgattttatttaaaatcattgtaaTATGATTGTGACTTGTCGCATCCAGATGCTATTGCAGTGTTGATGTAGCTAGCGTTATTGTAgcaattttgtttcttttgttttgCCATGGCTTGTATTAATTATATACCCCATGAGTTTTATTGCTaggttatatatattctaattttaaaccattttttcatatataaaaaaaggcGTTAAATGTCTTTTTGAACTTGCTTTTGTATAACTCATTCAAATTCATTCTAGATTTCAGCAAGAATTATTACTTGTGTTTGCACTGATTTTGGTGCCGGCAATTGGATAATAGAATATTCAGTGaagatttaaagttaaaaaactgaAATGCCGGTTGGAAACATTGGACATGGGGGAGGCCAACAGAAGCCATCATGTTGGAGCACGATAAAGATGGGGTTTGGTATGGGCTTCGCTGTGGGTATGGGGGCTGGGGTCATCTTCGGGACTTTTGGGGGGCTAAGGATGGGGTTACGGGGCCGAGAACTCATCGGAACAATTGGAAAGACGATGGTTCAGAGCGGGGGAACTTTTGGAACATTTATGAGCATTGGGATGGGGATGCGAAACTGTGTTTAGAGGATTTTAATGAGTTGATCATTATGTTTTGAAGATTGTATGTAAAATAGTTTCAACTTTTGTAAAGAAGATGAAACTAGCTATGCATTCTGTGCCCtggtttattaataatattattgtaattTCCATGTTGCCTTTGATGGATTTTTTGAAAGATTGATAATTAAGTAAACAGCAATTCAATAGTTTTccaatgttaaaataacatttcaaaatttgttttttttgcaatgaACTAGTATATGGTCAAGTGTTTAATTATAACAGTATGGCTGCTGTTCAGTATAAGTTGGAAGGAAACAAACTTTATGCTCAGAAGAAATATGAAGACGCCATCAAGCAATACACGAAAGCCATTGTTAGTATGTTTAACTATATCTAGTTGCTTAAATGAAGATTTTGTATGACCACATGGTAATTTAtgcaaagttttgttttgataagTACTTTAATGTTGTTCGGTTAAAtggtttattacattatactgtttgtagggtgtaacggtcatgCCTTTTATAAGAAGGTTTTGTACTTCTGGTTTAACATTGGTAAGACTGTCGTTTCATCATGTTTGTGCAGTTGTACACTACTCATACCTTAGTTACCATAGCCAAtgagacaaaataaagtcattcaattatttataatgGAACAAAAATGTAGTTGGATAAATTGgaatttactttatatatgagttaaattttacttttgtgtTACAGAACAAGAATTCATCCATGTctgtattttatacaaatcGAGCTTTGTGTAATATCAAGCTACAAAAGTGGGAGGaggtatttttagttttactgtATAGTTAGagaatttttatcaatattctTGCATGTTTAAGTATTTTCTCTTTTATAGGTAGCCTCAGATTGCAAAGCAGCTCTTGAAAATGATGCACAATCGGTCAAAGCTCATTTCTTTATGGGCCAATCCAATCTTGAATTGGAAAAATTTGACGATGCTATCGTTCATTTAAGCAAAGCCCATGAACTTGCAATGCAACAAAAACTTAACTTTAGTGACGACATTTGCTTCTACTTGAGATTGGCTAAACGGAAAAAATGGGAGAAATCGGAAAAAGTTAGAATACAGCAAGAAATTGAATTGCAGAGTTACTTGAATCGTTTAATGCTTGAAGATAAGCAAcggtaagttttaatttgagttattttgtttgttttaacaatacaattacgatatatttattatattttacagggAGGTTGAAGCTAAAACTAAAAGTGTTGAGACAAATAAAGATGAACAGAAAATTTTAGAAGAAATTGAAGAAAAATTTGTAAGTTGTGTGATTGACTTGTAACTTGTTCcgcattgttaaaattaaaaaacaagattGGGTGCTTGGTTGTAGTTCAATTTAATGTGAACCTTAAAAAAGGGACTTGCCAACGTTTTATCAATGTGTAATGTCCATACAGTATAAACATCGTCATCActccttaaaaaaaattataaaaattaacgaTTCGTAAGGATTCAAACTAATAAAACATGAATACAGTCATACAATTTCATTTCCCTCCCTAAATAACTCACAATT
The DNA window shown above is from Ciona intestinalis chromosome 3, KH, whole genome shotgun sequence and carries:
- the LOC100181066 gene encoding WD and tetratricopeptide repeats protein 1-like — its product is MDNSVIKRIRNRESNSFRAHKFCNDNHVNEDMLHRLQLEKELVGHSGCVNCLEWNESGSILVSGSDDTNIILWDPSTRTPIKTYASTHHGNIFSVKFLPKTNDHFVATGAADNHVFVHDIERGEKIHGHRCDGRVKRLVVTPDHPNIIWSVSEDGAIRQFDMRQEPFAITRVLLDLSAMCGPSAEGKCLAINPTQTDYLALGANDQYVRLYDRRMIKPKFSKKKRRHDYDGCATYFTPAHLHHERPELKRRGKYLCTTYVAFNPKGDELLANLGGEQLYLFNIFNSDQSVYDPITETLTQINKQDQSSEIPSGSAIGSNGISLTRSAKHKTQSQDTTPLLPTVEKMKLKANDLFANKQFSASIMVYNAAINLEPDRAVLYGNRAAAYIKRNWDGDIYAALRDCYKALLLNPNHVKANFRLARCLYELRWLTEAQKCLKDLKNNFPDFRNSRALAVLEKDVKNAIKKDKSSETNKRHVMMGDESYLRSLAFDYTKRYCGHCNTTTDIKEANFFGNNGQYIVAGSDDGSFFVWERATTNLVRVMRADDSIVNCLQPHPNTCMLATSGIDPIVRLWSPLSVGTEDRTVKETESAAEANQRRMNEDPLEAMLLSMGMRTSGERDDSGESVSCRTN
- the LOC100183417 gene encoding STIP1 homology and U box-containing protein 1 isoform X1: MVKCLIITVWLLFSISWKETNFMLRRNMKTPSSNTRKPLLNKNSSMSVFYTNRALCNIKLQKWEEVASDCKAALENDAQSVKAHFFMGQSNLELEKFDDAIVHLSKAHELAMQQKLNFSDDICFYLRLAKRKKWEKSEKVRIQQEIELQSYLNRLMLEDKQREVEAKTKSVETNKDEQKILEEIEEKFESRNQELNSLFAQVDERRKTRDVPDFLCGKISFEIMKDPVITPSGITYDRHLIEEHIQRVGHFDPVTRHNLELNQLIPNISMREVIANFVEENGWVEEY
- the LOC100183417 gene encoding STIP1 homology and U box-containing protein 1 isoform X2; translation: MAAVQYKLEGNKLYAQKKYEDAIKQYTKAINKNSSMSVFYTNRALCNIKLQKWEEVASDCKAALENDAQSVKAHFFMGQSNLELEKFDDAIVHLSKAHELAMQQKLNFSDDICFYLRLAKRKKWEKSEKVRIQQEIELQSYLNRLMLEDKQREVEAKTKSVETNKDEQKILEEIEEKFESRNQELNSLFAQVDERRKTRDVPDFLCGKISFEIMKDPVITPSGITYDRHLIEEHIQRVGHFDPVTRHNLELNQLIPNISMREVIANFVEENGWVEEY